The Bradyrhizobium sp. WSM471 genome includes the window CTCGAAGATGAAGTGCTGCGCTGCCTCGGCCTCCTGGGTGCGACCTCGTTCGCCGAGGTCAACAAATCCTGCCTGCACCAGGCGACCGCAACCAATGCGCCGAGTGTGTTCAGCGCGTTTCCGCTGTTCGACCACGAGCCGTATCGATACTGAGTGAAAGGATGCAGGTGAAATCGCTCTCTCCCGGAGCTGCGGATGCGCTCCTGTTCGATCTCGGCCGCGTGGTGCTCGATATCGATTTTTCCAAGGCGATCGCCTGCTGGGCGGGACATGCCGGCTGCAAGCCCGACGCCATCGTCGCGCGTTATGTGCGGGACAGCGAAGCCTATCGGTTGCACGAGATGGGGAAAATCAGCGATGAGGATTATTTCGCCTCATTGCGAGCCTCGCTCGGAATCGGCATTTCGGACGCGCAGTTCCTGGAAGGCTGGAACGCGATCTTCGCCGGCGAAATGCCTGAGATCTCCGAGCTGCTGCCGCGGGCAGCGAAGCAGATGCCGCTTTACGCTTTCTCCAACACCAACCGGCCGCACGTGGACCATTTCTCGAGGGAGTATGCCGACCTCCTCGGCCATTTCCGAGAGCTTTATTTGTCGTCCAGCATCGGCCTGCGCAAACCGGATGCGGAAGCCTTCGACCACGTCGTTGCGGCGATCGGCGTGCCCGCCGGGCGCATCGTGTTCTTCGACGATCTTGCTGAAAACATCGAGGGAGCGCGGGCGCGCGGCTTGACGGCGGTGCATGTGACCTCGCCGCGTGACGTCGGGAACGCGTTGAAGGCATTGGGCATCTGACGACGATCCGTCGGCGCGAAGCCCATGGAAGGTGCGCCCGACGGAACTAATTCGAAAGATTTTGGAACCAATCACTTTGTGCATTTTTATACAGAGTTCCCGGAACAGAATACCGTCTTCAGGAGTCTACAG containing:
- a CDS encoding HAD family phosphatase, with product MQVKSLSPGAADALLFDLGRVVLDIDFSKAIACWAGHAGCKPDAIVARYVRDSEAYRLHEMGKISDEDYFASLRASLGIGISDAQFLEGWNAIFAGEMPEISELLPRAAKQMPLYAFSNTNRPHVDHFSREYADLLGHFRELYLSSSIGLRKPDAEAFDHVVAAIGVPAGRIVFFDDLAENIEGARARGLTAVHVTSPRDVGNALKALGI